tatatatatatatatatatatatatatatatatatatatatatatatatatatatatatatatattataatactgcagcatagttgaatgctcaaatctgattggtcggaaggtgtgcattattttcgtGTAACAGCACAGGTAGTTCCGACTGTAACATAaaagttaatattaaaaaaccTGTTCGAATATGTTATTgtatctatagtaacagctgataCTCAGGGATTTTTGCGACGGACACGCcatataatctaagactaataataaatggattctAAAATGTTCAAAAACGGGTTGTTGTTCAACAAAGTTATTCTTATAATTATTGGTGTGGTGAGGTTTTGTTCTAagatgtttattaaacatttatggaagaagtctctGTTGTAAGCACTCTTCATTTCCTTGGTAAATTGACAGGATgcgctctgtctgtgtgtgtgtgtgtgtgtgtgtgtgtgtgtgtgtgtgtgtgttggggtggcAGAGTGGATGAGTGACAGCTAACATCTCTGAATGTTATTAGATTAGGCTTCTTATAGCCTATAACATGTTCGttcaaaacaaatgttttttgacAAGCAAAAAGGTACAATATGAAAATGACCTTTCTCTCAATTCTCTTCATCCAAGCAGACAAGGATCAGCCCTGAACCTTTGCAGTTGGGCCTCCTTATGTGGTTTAGCATGTTGAATGCTCATCAGCTGAAATTAGCCTACTTCCTACTCAATATGCTTGTAAAACAGCTATTATTACCTTATATGGTATGCAGTTAAACTTTATTTCCAAGACAGTTATTTCTAGGTTCAAATAATCTAAACATgtggttatttgttttttgccaGTTCCTTTTCCTTAGATACCAATTCCCTATCTAAGTTCAAAGCCTCTTTCTGCATTCATTCTTTGACAGTAGAAGCACTATTACAGCAAAATGACTGTACATACATAACAGACCAGATGGCAAATTCAGGTAGTTAAAGAACACACAAGTAGTTTTGTATAAATAGCTTAGGTCATGACAATGCTTAAAACAATagttttgtataaaaaaaaaacattttattatttttttaaaacgcaTCCGTGCCTCACATTTTAGTTTTTACAGTAGAGTGGCTCAAGGCCACCCGTTAGTATCATGGAGCTGGGTTctcaaaaacttttttaaaaacttgacTGTTTAGAGTAAACcttgaaatgaaaatatgaaactgACTACATTGATGACAGGGCAGGACTGGATATTACAATGTCATTTAGCAATTAATGTGTAAAGAACACAGAAAAATAGTTCATTATGACTTCTTAAGCATGTGAAACTGAGTTGTAATTGTGTATCAAGATTTAATCTAATGTTTGAATGCAAATATAGGTCTGGAGGCAAGACTAGCTGCAAATGACTGTTCTATACTATCCCTAATTTATTCTAATTCTGGTGCTTTGCATTGCTGTTTTTAGGAGGCTCAATAAAATGGTAGGACACGGGAGCTGTAATAATATGTTTCAAAAAGTCCATATTCTtgtgatatataataatataagacTAATCTACTGGTTTGGGACAAGTTActattaccaccccaaagttgattcatttcatttattttgaaattggtTTTGGGTTGTGACTTGATAAACAACACATATGGGTCTGGAGGCAAGACTAGCTGAAAATGACTGTCCTATACTATTCCTGATTTATTCTAATACAGATGCTTTGTATTGCTTTTTTAGGAGGCTTGgtaaaatgaaaggaaactgTAACTGGAGCTGTAACAGTACGTTTCAAAAAGACCTGTTACCTCCCATCTACGGTGTGGAGATGTGTGTGGCGCTGGTGGGGAACATACTGGCGCTGTGGCTGCTTGTGactaaggagaagaagaactgGCACATGGGAGTGGTGTTCTCTTGCAATCTGGTCATCAGTGACATCTTTTACGCCCTCACTCTGCCCCTTCTTATCGACAACTATTCAAGAGGTCGACAGTGGATATTTGGTGATGCTGTCTGCAAAATAGAGCGCTTTCTCTTCACCTGTAACCTTTACGTCAGCATTTACTTCATCATGTGCATCAGTGTTCATCGATACCTGGCCATCGTTCAACCAATCTTCATGCGCAAACACATTCGCCCAAAACACGCCAAGACCATCAGTGTGTTCGTCTGGATCTTTGTGGCAAGCATTTCATCTCCACTTCTCTACTTTTCAGGTGTGTATAGGGACAAATGTTTCTTATTTGCAAATATAGATAATAAATCATACCTAAAGTCTACCTACAGGGTGTTTATGGTTGTTATATGCTGCTTTGTCCCATTTGTAGTTACTTTTGCATCATATTTTGGTGTAATAatggctgtttttaaaaatgcaaatatcaCCTCACTCCAGAAGAAAAAAGTGGCTCTGATTATTGGATTAGTCTGTGTCTTGTACACTCTGTCTTTTGTCCCCTATCACATTTTACAGATAGTGAGCTTTAAAATGAGAGAAGAAGGCAAGACTAATTGTTATGTGCGTAATGGATACCAAGTGTCAAAGGCATTAGCTTGTCTGAACATGTGCCTCAATCCCATCCTGTATATGGCTGTGTCTGACAGTATCAGGGCAGTGTGCTGTAGAAGGACCTCAAATGTATCAAACTTACAAATCACAGTTGGAGAACACTCGTCAAAGAACCGTGAATTGAAATCCAGAAACTGAGATTGCAaactattttcttttccttcaaacatttgtgttgatttggatgtatgtttggggtcattatcatatTGAAAAATTCATCTATTGGCAAATTTTACCCTTCTGGAAGAGGCAACCATGTTTTGGGCTAATAATGTTTCTGTAGTTAATAAAACTGATAATACACTCAACACTCACAAGTTGTTAAATAGCCCTAAAAGATTAATGTTGCAactccatattttattttacagtaggTTTGCTGGATTGTGCTTGTATGCAGTTGCTATTGTCACCAAACCTTTATTTTGGTCTAATCTAATCCTTATTATCCATTATGAAGCGGGCGATGGCGACTGAGTCAGATAATGAGAAAACCCATTATTCGTGGCCTTATTTGTAAAAGTTTATGTGCCTtaaggaatcaaataataaatctaacacCTTTTGTATGTAATCTTTGCAAACCAAAGATTAAAATAATTCATCCAGTACTTCGATTATAAGGGGACGTTATACCCAAGAGTTGAAGCACAAATTTAAGGACTTATATAGAGATGAACACGATTGTCATGTTAAATTGATAAGCAGCCTAATGTGCACATTATATATTCATAAttgttctgaattatttttaatttgtgtttaatttctttatgcaAAATGATACACAGTTATTCCTAAACTGATTCACAATCATGACATACTAACAATGATGCCCATTTAAGTAGCTTCACTATAGTTAGCTACTTTTTGTTAGTAACTTGTAGTGTCTCTAACTACTTTTATAAAAGGGTAGCTTGACTGTTGCTTAACTACTTCAAGCTATGAGTATCTTATTGCTTGAAAAGCTACGGTATCAGTAGCTTGGTACAGTACAGTATCAGTAGTTGTTGTAGCCATCCACGGGTTCAAGTTTGCAGCAAACACTGCAGCTTACAAATATGGCCACCGTGGACTTCACtacccagaacacacacacacagacacacacttccCTGCTCGCAATCACCCAGATTCCAACACATCACACCTAGGTTCAATCAGTCTCACACTTCACAAGCACACTGGATTAAGGCTTTCCCTCATTGTACTCTTTGGATGTATACACTCAGTTACCTTGTGTTCTGTCATTACCAATCCATTAAAATATcatgtttgcttttctgttttgaCCTCATTTCTGCCCAGTTTCTTGTGTTGCCTAGTTAAGTCTGTTTGTTCAACGCCTGACCATTTTCCTGTTtattgtttgtgatttttaaatgccCTTTGGATTGTCTGCCTggttatactatactatataactATACATAATagttttacaattaaaaaaaagagacaaaaagacatttaaaaaaatatattccataaatataaatatataaaatatattccataaattGTAAAACTATTgtgtacaacaaaacaaacggttaaacaataaagacaaatcttcacagccttctttgctcatacttaccaagggtgccaatattagtggagggcactgtaaataaaatccataaaagTGTTGCAGCTATGGAATACAGTATGTATCTTCTGAGATCTATTGGATGTAAGAACATAATAGAATAAAATGCATTGACTATAACATGCatgcttttttctctctatttttctttcttccttttttttttattatgttcgCCTGCATTATGTTGCATTAATAGAATTTTCACTGACTTAACCTAATTACAACATAAAGAAGAGAAGCTGTAGGTGCAATCACTGTTGAGATAAAATAGGAACCAGCactaactaaacacacacacatgtggtgCCAATGTTACCAAACAGTGTAATTTGATGAATAAGTGAAATATTCTTCCATTACTGACTGCATTCTGCCTAAAGATATACTTGTGCCATgtaatcatgttcatttaaatatttcttggATATTCTGCTGTATTTTAGtccttacatacatacatacatacagtcatgtgaaaacaagcaaacatttgatcatctttgaaacagtgcctattaatgaagctgTTTTGCacaattgtccaccaggcttgctggaatttctgaccactcttccatgcaaaatattctttcagctgcaagatgtttgagggatttcttgcatgtactgtctGTTTCAAATCactccacaacatttcaatgggattcaaatctgggctttgactaggccatatcataaccctccatttcttcttcttgagccattccttggtggatttgctagtgtgtttaggatcattatcccgTTGAAAGGTCAACTTTCG
The sequence above is drawn from the Ictalurus furcatus strain D&B chromosome 24, Billie_1.0, whole genome shotgun sequence genome and encodes:
- the LOC128600679 gene encoding P2Y purinoceptor 11-like yields the protein MGLEARLAENDCPILFLIYSNTDALYCFFRRLGKMKGNCNWSCNSTFQKDLLPPIYGVEMCVALVGNILALWLLVTKEKKNWHMGVVFSCNLVISDIFYALTLPLLIDNYSRGRQWIFGDAVCKIERFLFTCNLYVSIYFIMCISVHRYLAIVQPIFMRKHIRPKHAKTISVFVWIFVASISSPLLYFSGVYRDKCFLFANIDNKSYLKSTYRVFMVVICCFVPFVVTFASYFGVIMAVFKNANITSLQKKKVALIIGLVCVLYTLSFVPYHILQIVSFKMREEGKTNCYVRNGYQVSKALACLNMCLNPILYMAVSDSIRAVCCRRTSNVSNLQITVGEHSSKNRELKSRN